A region from the Vicia villosa cultivar HV-30 ecotype Madison, WI linkage group LG3, Vvil1.0, whole genome shotgun sequence genome encodes:
- the LOC131654891 gene encoding gibberellin-regulated protein 1-like: protein MAFFKLLLSSLLLSFLILHLVHAQQEPLGHSQTQVSLQQQIDCNGACAARCRLASRQRLCHRACGTCCRRCNCVPPGTSGGQEVCPCYAKQTTHGGRRKCP from the exons ATGGCTTTTTTTAAGCTTctactttcatctcttttgctaTCTTTTCTCATTCTCCATCTTGTTCATGCTCAACAG GAACCGCTGGGACACTCCCAAACTCAGGTTTCGCTTCAGCAGCAGATAg ACTGCAATGGAGCATGTGCTGCGAGATGCCGTTTAGCATCTCGGCAGCGTCTCTGCCATCGGGCATGTGGAACTTGCTGCAGGCGCTGCAACTGCGTGCCACCGGGAACTTCCGGTGGCCAAGAAGTGTGTCCATGCTATGCCAAACAAACCACCCACGGAGGCAGACGCAAGTGCCCTTGA